From Juglans regia cultivar Chandler chromosome 6, Walnut 2.0, whole genome shotgun sequence, the proteins below share one genomic window:
- the LOC109009849 gene encoding amino-acid permease BAT1 homolog: protein MDSGEKRLNELGYKQELRREMTLFKTLAITFSSMAVFTGTPLYGPSLRYAGPASLIWGWVVVTFFTWFVGLALAEICSSFPTTGSLYFWAAHLAGPRWGPFASWFCAWLETIGLISGIGAQAYSGAQALQMIILLSTGTNKGGGYFASRSVFLAIYMSLTLVWAILNSYALEVIAFLDIISIWWQVIGGLVVIIMLPLVAQQTQPASYVFTHFETFPEATGIRSKPYAVILAVLLSNYCLYGYDTAAHLTEETKGSDRTGPIAILSSIGIISAFGWAYNLALTFCIRDANYLYDVNNETAGALVPAQIIYDAFHGRYQNSTGAVVFLCIIWGSFFFCGLSVTTSAARVVYALSRDKGIPFSPIWRRVHPKHKVPRNAVWLCAAICMILGLPILKLDVVFTAIISISTIGWVGGYAVPIFARLVMAEENFKPGPFYLGKARRPICLVAFLWICYTCSAFLLPTLYPLQWRTFNYAPIALAVALTAIMLWWVLDARKWFKGPVRNIDIQNEDI, encoded by the exons ATGGATTCTGGGGAGAAGCGTCTCAATGAGCTTGGATACAAGCAAGAGTTGAGAAGAGAGATG ACTCTATTCAAGACGCTTGCAATAACATTTTCGAGCATGGCAGTTTTTACTGGAACGCCACTATATGGCCCAAGCCTACGTTACGCAGGTCCTGCAAGCTTAATATGGGGATGGGTGGTGGTCACCTTCTTCACCTGGTTTGTTGGACTAGCCTTGGCTGAGATATGCTCCTCCTTCCCT ACTACAGGTTCTCTATACTTTTGGGCTGCCCATTTGGCTGGACCAAGGTGGGGTCCATTTGCATCATGGTTTTGTGCATGGCTCGAGACCATTGGTCTTATTTCTGGAATTGGAGCACAG GCCTATTCAGGAGCGCAGGCTCTGCAGATGATCATTCTTTTGTCCACTGGAACAAACAAGGGTGGAGGCTACTTTGCATCAAGAAGTGTATTTTTGGCCATTTATATGAGCCTTACCCTTGTATGGGCTATACTCAATTCATACGCCTTAGAAGTAATAGCATTCCTGGACATAATTTCCATATGGTGGCAG GTAATCGGTGGTTTAGTGGTGATTATAATGCTCCCTCTAGTGGCACAGCAAACACAACCAGCTTCTTATGTGTTCACTCACTTTGAAACATTCCCTGAGGCAACTGGAATACGCAGCAAACCTTATGCAGTGATACTAGCTGTGCTTTTAAGCAACTACTGTCTATACGGTTATGACACTGCAGCTCATCTAACTGAAGAAACAAAAGGGTCCGACAGAACTGGTCCTATTGCCATTCTTTCCAGTATTGGGATCATTTCTGCATTTGGGTGGGCTTATAACTTAGCTCTTACCTTCTGCATTCGG GATGCAAACTACTTGTATGATGTGAACAATGAGACAGCTGGTGCCCTTGTACCAGCACAGATCATTTATGATGCATTCCATGGGAGGTATCAAAATTCCACTGGAGCTGTTGTATTTCTGTGTATAATCTGGGGATCATTCTTCTTTTGTGGGCTTTCAGTTACTACTAGTGCAGCCAGAGTT GTTTATGCACTATCTAGGGATAAAGGAATTCCATTTTCACCAATATGGAGGAGAGTTCACCCGAAGCATAAGGTTCCGAGAAATGCTGTGTGGCTATGTGCAGCCATATGCATGATCCTTGGCCTACCCATCCTGAAGTTAGATGTAGTTTTCACAGCTATCATTTCCATAAGTACAATCGGATGGGTTGGTGGCTATGCTGTCCCAATTTTTGCCAGGTTAGTCATGGCAGAGGAAAATTTCAAACCAGGACCTTTCTATTTGGGTAAAGCAAGAAGGCCAATTTGCTTGGTAGCCTTCCTGTGGATATGTTACACCTGTTCAGCATTCTTACTGCCAACTCTCTACCCTCTTCAATGGAGAACTTTCAATTATGCACCAATAGCCCTTGCTGTAGCTTTGACTGCTATAATGCTTTGGTGGGTCTTGGATGCAAGGAAATGGTTCAAGGGGCCAGTAAGGAACATTGATATACAAAATGAAGACATTTGA